In the genome of Carnobacterium viridans, one region contains:
- a CDS encoding ABC transporter ATP-binding protein, translating to MYKTLMKSLRQYKKPSYLTMLFMALEVATEIFIPFLMAKIIDKGLIAGDLDYVFKIGSLMFLMACMSMLFGVLGGKFSSDAAVGLSTNLRQDIYENIQTFAFDNIDKYSSSSLITRLTTDITNIQMAFQMILKTIIRAPFMIAFAFAMASYTNLKLSLTILIIVPIAGFILVGLIYRVHPYFIQVFKKYDRLNQTVQEDINGVRVVKSFVREEKEIEKFKIASEDIKNLFTKAEKITALNAPVMQIAIYSCLLLVYWFGAKYVVGGTMSTGELTSFITYMMQILSSIMMISMIFIMIVISEASVERVTEVLKEKATLTNPENPITTIENGEIEFRNVQFKYNELSEEPDLTHINFTIKSGETIGIIGGTGSGKTSLIQLIPRLYDVTKGEVYVSGHNVKEYDLVTLRDQIAMVLQKNTLFSGTIIDNLRWGNKEASEEEVRRVAKLSQADDFIQDFPNKYETMLDQGGSNVSGGQKQRLTIARALLKQPKILILDDSTSAVDTKTDAYIRKAFSEEIPNTTKIIVSQRISSIQDADRIIVLDEGEISGVGTHEELLKNNEIYKEVFDSQVKGGTIVEE from the coding sequence CAATACAAGAAACCGTCGTATTTAACTATGCTATTTATGGCATTAGAAGTTGCTACAGAAATTTTCATTCCATTTCTGATGGCAAAAATTATTGACAAAGGATTGATAGCAGGTGATTTAGATTATGTTTTTAAAATCGGATCACTCATGTTTCTGATGGCCTGTATGTCTATGTTATTTGGAGTACTAGGTGGGAAATTTTCTTCAGATGCCGCTGTAGGGCTTTCGACGAATCTGCGTCAAGATATCTACGAAAATATTCAAACCTTTGCCTTTGATAACATTGATAAATATTCTTCATCTAGTCTAATCACAAGACTGACAACGGATATTACCAATATCCAAATGGCCTTTCAAATGATTCTAAAAACCATTATTCGAGCACCATTTATGATTGCCTTTGCATTTGCAATGGCCTCTTATACGAATTTGAAATTATCTTTAACTATTTTAATTATTGTTCCGATTGCAGGTTTTATTTTAGTTGGACTAATCTATCGCGTGCATCCTTATTTTATACAAGTGTTTAAGAAATATGACCGATTGAATCAAACTGTGCAAGAAGATATCAATGGTGTGCGTGTGGTGAAATCTTTTGTTCGTGAAGAGAAAGAAATCGAAAAGTTCAAAATAGCATCTGAAGATATTAAAAATCTGTTTACAAAAGCAGAAAAAATCACAGCATTGAATGCTCCGGTAATGCAGATTGCTATTTATTCTTGTTTGCTTCTTGTTTATTGGTTTGGGGCGAAATACGTTGTAGGCGGAACAATGAGTACGGGTGAATTAACGAGTTTCATTACTTATATGATGCAGATTCTAAGCAGCATCATGATGATTTCGATGATTTTTATCATGATCGTCATCTCTGAAGCTTCAGTAGAGCGTGTAACGGAAGTCTTAAAAGAAAAAGCAACTTTAACAAATCCTGAAAACCCAATTACAACAATTGAAAATGGCGAAATTGAGTTTAGGAATGTTCAGTTTAAATACAATGAACTGTCAGAAGAACCAGATTTAACTCATATTAACTTTACGATCAAATCTGGTGAAACAATAGGGATCATCGGTGGAACAGGTAGTGGTAAAACTTCACTGATCCAATTGATTCCACGCCTATATGATGTAACTAAAGGTGAAGTATACGTTTCAGGGCATAACGTAAAGGAGTACGATTTAGTCACCTTGCGCGATCAAATTGCCATGGTATTGCAAAAAAATACGTTATTCTCAGGAACAATCATCGACAACTTACGTTGGGGAAATAAAGAAGCATCTGAAGAGGAAGTTCGCCGTGTTGCGAAATTATCCCAAGCAGATGATTTTATTCAAGACTTTCCAAATAAATATGAAACAATGCTGGATCAAGGTGGTTCAAACGTCTCCGGTGGTCAAAAGCAACGGTTAACCATTGCTCGTGCCTTATTGAAACAACCAAAGATTTTAATTTTGGATGATTCAACAAGTGCTGTAGATACAAAAACAGATGCTTATATTCGAAAAGCATTTAGTGAAGAAATTCCAAATACAACAAAAATTATTGTGTCACAACGTATTTCTTCCATTCAAGATGCTGACCGTATTATCGTCTTAGACGAAGGGGAAATCAGTGGAGTTGGTACACATGAAGAGTTATTGAAAAATAATGAGATCTATAAAGAAGTATTTGATTCTCAAGTAAAAGGGGGGACTATAGTTGAAGAATAA